The following are from one region of the Paenalkalicoccus suaedae genome:
- a CDS encoding 2-hydroxycarboxylate transporter family protein — translation MEAAKKHEERKFEVAPEPEVKQEEKKGKVSVFHIPLPVFGIVLALTIASIFTETLPTGMIGSLLVMMVLGEALGWIGDRTPIVKGYLGGGAIVAIFGSAYLVYSGILPQPVVEQVDGFMTTGGFLDFYIAALITGSILGMNSQMLVKIGLRYFAPIFGAIIGAALLAALIGQLVGFSIQDAVLVITLPIMGGGMGAGAVPMAQIYSDFLGQPASYYISILVPALALGNVFAIVFASMLDKLGKRVPSLSGNGVLMDGFEETKTTSTFNLQKLGVGVLAALLFFTLGHLIGAVVPIHPYAIMIILVAAVKIMNLIPESIVEGASQWYQFVAKAFTLALLFGIGVAYTDLGAVLNALTLQYVLIVFAVVAGAMIGAGVIGRLVGFYPIESSITAGLCMANMGGTGDVAVLSAAKRMQLMPFAQIASRLGGAVILLIAGLLITLF, via the coding sequence ATGGAAGCAGCTAAAAAGCACGAGGAGCGTAAGTTTGAGGTAGCCCCAGAGCCTGAGGTAAAGCAGGAAGAAAAGAAGGGGAAGGTGTCCGTCTTTCATATTCCCCTTCCCGTGTTTGGAATTGTGCTTGCGTTAACGATCGCGTCGATCTTCACAGAGACGCTCCCAACAGGAATGATCGGTAGCTTACTTGTCATGATGGTATTAGGTGAAGCGCTCGGCTGGATCGGTGATCGTACACCGATCGTCAAAGGTTACCTTGGTGGTGGCGCGATCGTCGCCATCTTCGGATCAGCGTACCTTGTGTACAGCGGAATTCTACCACAGCCGGTTGTCGAGCAGGTTGACGGATTCATGACAACGGGCGGCTTCTTAGATTTTTATATTGCAGCCCTTATTACAGGTAGTATTCTCGGCATGAACTCTCAAATGCTCGTTAAAATCGGACTTCGCTACTTCGCCCCAATCTTCGGTGCGATTATCGGAGCGGCTTTACTAGCAGCACTGATTGGTCAACTAGTTGGCTTCTCGATTCAGGATGCTGTCTTAGTTATCACGCTTCCAATTATGGGGGGCGGAATGGGAGCAGGTGCTGTCCCAATGGCACAGATCTACTCCGATTTCCTCGGTCAGCCAGCGAGCTATTATATCTCGATCTTAGTACCAGCCTTAGCGCTCGGTAACGTGTTTGCGATCGTCTTCGCGAGCATGCTCGATAAGCTAGGCAAGCGCGTCCCATCCTTGTCTGGTAATGGCGTCTTAATGGATGGCTTTGAGGAAACAAAGACGACGTCTACGTTTAATTTGCAAAAGCTTGGCGTTGGTGTGTTAGCGGCACTACTATTCTTTACACTCGGACACTTAATCGGTGCTGTTGTTCCCATTCACCCGTATGCGATCATGATCATTCTTGTTGCAGCGGTGAAAATTATGAATCTCATTCCTGAATCTATTGTCGAAGGCGCAAGCCAGTGGTACCAATTTGTTGCAAAAGCGTTTACGCTCGCACTTCTATTCGGTATCGGCGTAGCGTACACGGATCTTGGAGCGGTGCTAAACGCATTAACACTTCAATATGTATTGATCGTCTTTGCAGTAGTAGCAGGTGCGATGATTGGTGCAGGTGTCATCGGTCGTCTAGTTGGTTTCTATCCAATTGAATCTAGTATTACGGCAGGGCTATGTATGGCAAACATGGGTGGTACAGGTGACGTAGCCGTACTATCTGCAGCTAAGCGTATGCAGTTGATGCCTTTCGCACAGATTGCTTCTCGTTTAGGTGGGGCGGTTATCCTGTTGATTGCGGGACTGCTGATTACGTTGTTTTAG
- a CDS encoding methyl-accepting chemotaxis protein, with amino-acid sequence MNIFKGWSIGSKLTGIVSTILLIVAITIGAVTFFQVSEGVKETAVQKARTDLDLTYAYMDARYPGGWEYSDGQLTKGDVVINDNFDIVDDIAGLTDGLVTIFAMDTRVATNVQVDGGRAVGTQVSDSVNQTVLQNGENYYGEADVAGSLIQSAYRPILNADNDIIGIWFVGATQEYVDSVISSMITTFAIALLIITILGVVTAYLFGKRIKKRLLTVAQAMQAVGAGDFTVSIATSANDEIGSLQSGYEKMRSNLQALLSRVNESSDEVLASSTELSASSDETTKATEHITESIQQIAEYADEQVNSMENMEQAVASLQQGFSNITTNVFQADETSVRLNEYATDGEKNIEEGVSKIREIDKRASDLDVRLTSLVDKAAEIGEVLSLITAISEQTNLLALNAAIEAARAGEQGKGFAVVADEVRKLAEQSGQSVDEVAGKLKDIQVEANQAKQEMDANNQAISEGITTIDHARSTFGDIREQVTTMITQFDSLKSATQEMDASRAQLLETLATSKSLSQTTAKSSESIAAATEEQLASMEEVSSSSEMLSTLADELKQEVTKFTI; translated from the coding sequence ATGAACATATTTAAGGGTTGGAGTATCGGTTCGAAACTGACTGGTATTGTCAGTACTATTTTACTTATTGTTGCTATCACGATTGGGGCTGTCACTTTCTTTCAAGTTTCAGAAGGAGTCAAAGAAACGGCTGTGCAAAAAGCTAGAACGGATTTGGATTTAACATATGCCTATATGGACGCGCGGTATCCAGGAGGTTGGGAGTATAGCGATGGACAACTGACGAAAGGTGATGTCGTGATTAATGATAACTTTGACATCGTCGATGATATAGCAGGCTTAACAGACGGGCTTGTCACTATTTTTGCAATGGATACACGTGTTGCAACGAACGTGCAAGTGGATGGGGGGCGTGCTGTCGGAACGCAGGTGTCTGACTCTGTTAACCAAACCGTTCTCCAAAATGGAGAAAATTATTATGGGGAGGCAGATGTAGCAGGCAGTCTGATTCAGTCGGCTTATCGTCCTATATTAAATGCAGATAACGATATAATTGGAATATGGTTCGTTGGAGCGACACAGGAATACGTCGATAGCGTCATTTCATCTATGATTACAACATTTGCGATTGCGTTACTTATTATCACAATTCTTGGTGTTGTAACGGCTTATCTGTTTGGCAAGCGAATTAAAAAGCGTCTTTTAACTGTCGCACAGGCTATGCAGGCAGTTGGTGCCGGAGATTTTACCGTTTCGATCGCAACTTCAGCGAACGACGAGATCGGATCACTTCAAAGCGGCTATGAGAAAATGCGTTCGAATCTCCAAGCACTTTTATCACGTGTGAATGAATCTTCTGATGAAGTATTAGCATCATCAACCGAGCTTTCAGCTTCTTCGGATGAAACAACAAAAGCCACTGAGCATATTACCGAATCCATTCAACAAATTGCGGAATATGCAGACGAGCAAGTGAACAGTATGGAGAATATGGAACAAGCTGTAGCTAGCTTACAGCAAGGTTTTTCTAACATTACAACTAATGTTTTTCAAGCAGATGAGACATCGGTGCGATTAAACGAATATGCAACGGACGGAGAGAAAAACATCGAGGAAGGCGTCTCGAAAATTCGTGAAATTGACAAGCGTGCAAGCGACTTAGACGTACGACTGACGTCTCTAGTAGATAAGGCAGCAGAAATTGGGGAAGTGTTGAGCCTTATCACAGCAATCTCTGAGCAAACGAATCTGCTTGCGTTGAACGCAGCAATCGAAGCAGCGCGGGCTGGCGAGCAAGGAAAAGGATTTGCCGTGGTCGCTGATGAAGTCCGCAAGTTAGCGGAACAATCAGGTCAGTCTGTGGATGAAGTTGCAGGGAAATTAAAAGACATCCAAGTCGAAGCTAATCAAGCAAAGCAAGAGATGGATGCGAATAATCAGGCCATCTCAGAGGGGATCACAACGATTGACCATGCTCGCTCCACGTTCGGTGATATTCGTGAGCAAGTAACGACAATGATCACTCAATTCGACTCTCTCAAAAGTGCGACACAGGAGATGGATGCGTCACGAGCACAACTGCTCGAAACGTTGGCAACATCCAAGTCGTTGTCACAAACAACGGCTAAATCCTCTGAATCTATTGCTGCTGCAACGGAAGAGCAGCTAGCTTCGATGGAAGAAGTATCGTCGTCATCGGAAATGCTGAGCACGCTTGCTGATGAGTTAAAGCAAGAGGTGACGAAGTTTACTATTTAG
- a CDS encoding sensor histidine kinase, with product MKTMKQKLREQSLFWKLFVLTVVIVVSVTLATTYQTIRMAESLFIDTFSITNEKVLNQITGTLDSYNYSVIRTSNQLQNSVNMRNMLSQAQSNSDMMNVYYDLYNRLEAVKTTLDPYEVTLRVTGVNGVTLSTGRPLWEDTEQSLQLQGMIENRREEPRRMHYDYIESENEPREQLIVASTQIMDRITGVIYGAVYLTIREEDFREFYSRFTSPGNDVFMLDQSGIIVSSNRTELIGTQSIELLQHVRGMNGADYVNAEFLGEEHIIVQEEIPAFDMHIVNTIDRSVVTEGVIDRSRIIFTSGAIALVAILIIYIFSRRWTGALSRLVTQIGDTSKYEFDQKVSVVGTYETKQIGLAFNHMLDELHAYVDQLVTTQKQKRNAELESLQQQINPHFLYNTLTSVKFMISQGSKEEAAATITSLISLLQNTIANVNEMNTVNQEIDNLKHYVFINHRRYGERVTVNYFIADDCKEIPVPKLFLQPFVENAFFHGFNEKKSGTINVMVWKEANKLFAEVMDNGDGMVLQKDSAFPEKRQKRQQFSGVGIRNVHERIQLIYGDSFGVQLTSEPQEGTRVRIELGVLEGQDQQQSPPAP from the coding sequence ATGAAAACGATGAAGCAAAAGCTACGAGAGCAAAGTTTGTTTTGGAAGCTGTTTGTCTTAACAGTTGTCATCGTCGTATCGGTCACGCTCGCGACGACGTATCAAACGATTCGCATGGCCGAGTCGTTATTTATTGATACGTTTAGTATTACGAACGAAAAGGTGTTAAATCAGATTACAGGTACGCTTGATTCTTATAACTACTCGGTGATAAGGACCTCGAATCAGCTGCAAAACAGCGTCAATATGCGTAACATGCTTTCGCAGGCTCAATCAAATAGTGACATGATGAATGTGTATTATGATCTCTACAATAGGCTCGAGGCGGTTAAAACGACGCTTGACCCATACGAAGTGACGCTACGAGTAACGGGGGTAAATGGCGTGACGCTCTCAACCGGTCGTCCACTTTGGGAAGACACGGAGCAGAGTCTGCAGCTTCAAGGGATGATCGAAAATCGTCGTGAGGAGCCACGTCGCATGCACTATGACTATATTGAATCAGAGAATGAGCCTCGCGAGCAGCTGATTGTTGCCTCGACACAAATCATGGACCGCATTACGGGCGTGATTTATGGTGCGGTCTATTTGACGATTCGAGAAGAGGACTTTCGCGAGTTTTACTCTCGCTTTACAAGCCCTGGTAACGATGTGTTTATGCTTGATCAATCTGGGATCATCGTATCTAGTAATCGCACAGAATTAATTGGGACCCAGTCGATTGAGCTGTTGCAGCACGTTCGAGGAATGAATGGAGCGGACTACGTAAACGCTGAATTCTTAGGGGAAGAGCATATTATCGTGCAAGAGGAAATTCCTGCGTTTGATATGCATATCGTCAACACAATCGATAGAAGTGTCGTAACAGAAGGTGTTATTGATCGCAGTCGTATCATCTTCACATCAGGGGCGATTGCGCTCGTTGCGATACTGATTATTTATATTTTTTCCCGCAGATGGACGGGGGCACTCTCGCGTTTAGTCACACAAATCGGGGATACGTCGAAGTATGAGTTTGATCAGAAGGTGTCGGTTGTTGGCACGTATGAGACGAAGCAAATTGGTCTCGCGTTTAATCATATGCTTGATGAGTTGCATGCGTATGTGGATCAGCTGGTGACGACGCAAAAGCAGAAGCGAAATGCCGAGCTTGAGAGCTTACAGCAACAAATTAATCCGCACTTTTTGTATAACACCCTTACCTCAGTAAAGTTTATGATCTCGCAGGGGAGTAAGGAGGAAGCGGCGGCGACGATCACCTCGCTGATCTCGCTTTTACAAAATACGATCGCGAACGTCAATGAGATGAACACGGTGAATCAGGAGATTGATAACTTGAAGCACTACGTGTTTATTAATCACAGGCGCTACGGCGAGCGCGTGACTGTGAACTATTTTATTGCGGACGATTGCAAGGAGATTCCTGTGCCTAAGCTCTTTTTACAGCCGTTTGTCGAAAATGCGTTTTTCCATGGCTTTAATGAGAAAAAGTCTGGCACGATTAATGTGATGGTCTGGAAAGAAGCCAACAAGCTGTTTGCAGAGGTGATGGATAATGGGGATGGGATGGTGCTTCAAAAGGATAGTGCGTTCCCAGAGAAGCGTCAAAAGCGCCAGCAGTTCTCGGGTGTTGGTATTCGCAATGTGCATGAACGGATTCAGCTTATTTATGGTGACAGCTTTGGCGTACAGCTAACGAGTGAGCCACAGGAAGGGACGCGTGTTCGGATTGAGCTCGGCGTTTTAGAAGGGCAGGATCAGCAACAATCTCCTCCTGCACCTTAA
- a CDS encoding NAD(P)-dependent malic enzyme, which translates to MAIDRYESRAVKLHEQLKGKIEVTNRVEIRNEEDLSLVYTPGVAEVCKAIEAEPERMNDLTARGSMIGVITDGTAVLGLGDIGPKAAMPVMEGKCMLFKAFSGLNAFPICLDEKDPEKLISIIKAMAPTFAGINLEDISAPRCFEIEARLKRELDIPVFHDDQHGTAIVVLAGLINALKLTGRTREKTKIVINGAGAAGISIARLLLSAGFTDITLVSLEGIVAEGEEWLNSSQKEMAIWTNVDNKRGTLNDVIEGADVFIGVSGPNALRPMQVKRMAERAIVFALANPVPEIYPNDALRAGAEVVATGRSDFPNQVNNLLAFPGIFKGAIRSGATDITVDMKLAAAEAIASLITDDELAAWYIIPGSLEQKVADVVADAVEAEVHKYEGGMKDGSS; encoded by the coding sequence ATGGCAATAGATCGATACGAAAGCAGAGCAGTAAAACTACACGAACAACTCAAAGGAAAGATAGAAGTCACAAACCGAGTCGAGATTCGGAACGAAGAGGATTTGAGTCTCGTTTACACACCAGGAGTTGCAGAAGTATGTAAGGCAATCGAGGCGGAGCCAGAGCGCATGAACGACCTCACAGCGCGCGGTAGCATGATCGGCGTCATCACTGACGGCACAGCAGTCCTCGGACTCGGCGACATCGGCCCGAAGGCAGCCATGCCCGTCATGGAAGGCAAATGCATGCTCTTCAAAGCCTTCAGCGGACTCAACGCCTTTCCGATCTGCCTAGACGAAAAGGATCCCGAAAAGTTAATCAGCATCATCAAAGCCATGGCCCCTACGTTCGCTGGGATAAATCTAGAGGACATCTCTGCACCACGATGCTTTGAGATTGAAGCAAGACTAAAACGAGAGCTAGATATCCCAGTGTTTCACGATGATCAGCATGGTACAGCGATCGTCGTTCTTGCAGGACTAATCAATGCGCTAAAGCTCACAGGACGCACGCGTGAGAAGACGAAGATTGTTATTAACGGAGCCGGCGCTGCTGGTATCTCTATCGCAAGACTACTGCTGAGCGCAGGCTTTACCGATATTACGCTTGTTAGTTTAGAAGGAATCGTCGCAGAAGGTGAAGAGTGGTTGAACAGTAGCCAAAAAGAAATGGCTATCTGGACGAATGTCGATAACAAGCGCGGAACACTCAATGACGTGATTGAAGGAGCAGATGTCTTTATTGGCGTATCCGGTCCAAACGCGCTTCGTCCTATGCAGGTGAAGCGGATGGCAGAGCGAGCGATCGTCTTCGCTCTCGCGAATCCGGTCCCAGAAATCTATCCAAATGATGCCCTTCGTGCAGGTGCCGAAGTTGTGGCAACTGGTCGCTCCGATTTCCCCAACCAAGTCAATAATCTCCTGGCATTCCCGGGAATCTTTAAGGGCGCAATACGCTCAGGGGCAACGGATATCACGGTCGATATGAAGCTTGCGGCAGCGGAAGCAATCGCGTCACTCATCACGGATGACGAGCTTGCGGCGTGGTATATTATCCCTGGATCATTGGAGCAGAAGGTAGCGGATGTCGTGGCAGACGCGGTGGAAGCGGAAGTACACAAATACGAAGGAGGAATGAAGGATGGAAGCAGCTAA
- a CDS encoding carbohydrate ABC transporter permease: MSYKTKNALTGWMFIAVAAILITVFYFYPMFQSLLLSFQSGAGTNLEFVGFANYVRLFSDPTFLTALTNTVIYLLVQVPVMIFFALIISVMLNNDKLKFRGWFRTAIFLPCVTSLVAYSVIFKYLFASDGLVNMALLNTGILQAPIQWLTDPFWAKVLIIIAITWRWTGYNMIFYLSALQNIDKSIYEAAKIDGANAFQSFIKITIPMLKPIILFTTIISTIGTLQLFDEVMNITGGGPGNATLTISQYIYNLSFEYTPNFGYAATVSYAIVVLIVFFSILQFKLVGDKND, from the coding sequence ATGTCTTACAAAACAAAGAATGCCTTAACGGGCTGGATGTTTATTGCCGTTGCAGCCATCCTTATTACAGTCTTTTACTTTTACCCCATGTTCCAATCGCTCCTGCTTTCGTTCCAATCAGGTGCTGGGACAAACCTAGAGTTTGTTGGATTTGCCAACTACGTAAGGTTATTTAGTGACCCAACGTTCCTTACTGCCTTAACGAATACGGTTATTTATTTACTCGTACAAGTACCTGTGATGATTTTCTTCGCACTGATCATCTCCGTCATGTTAAATAACGATAAGCTTAAATTCCGCGGCTGGTTTCGTACCGCTATCTTCTTGCCGTGTGTGACATCTCTTGTTGCCTACTCGGTCATCTTTAAATACTTATTTGCGTCAGATGGTCTTGTTAATATGGCGCTATTAAACACTGGGATTCTGCAGGCGCCTATTCAATGGCTGACGGATCCGTTCTGGGCGAAGGTTCTTATTATTATCGCAATCACATGGAGATGGACAGGATATAACATGATCTTTTATCTATCCGCTCTGCAGAATATTGATAAATCGATTTACGAAGCAGCAAAGATTGATGGGGCGAATGCGTTTCAGTCGTTCATTAAGATTACGATTCCGATGCTGAAGCCAATCATTTTATTTACCACGATCATCTCAACAATCGGAACGCTTCAGCTCTTTGATGAAGTCATGAATATTACAGGTGGTGGACCAGGGAATGCGACTTTAACCATTTCGCAGTACATCTATAACCTCTCCTTTGAGTACACGCCTAACTTTGGATATGCAGCAACTGTCTCCTATGCCATTGTTGTATTAATTGTCTTCTTCTCGATCTTACAATTTAAACTGGTAGGTGACAAAAATGACTAA
- a CDS encoding ABC transporter substrate-binding protein, whose translation MKKYLVAAGLTATVLLAACGNDGANGAEESTGNEGGDASADSIEVWAWDPNFNIAALEIAKEEYAEINPDVEVMINEFAQDDIIQKLNTGLSAGTGSGLPNIALIEDYRAQSFLQAYPDAFFPLTDFFNEEDFASYKIAPTSLEDEHYAMPFDTGVTGLYIRTDYLEEAGYDPADLQDLDWNEYIEIGRDIKEATGKQLLTVDPNDLGQIRMMIQTAGSWYLEEDGATPNLENNEDLKMAFEIYKTLVDEELGKPISDWSQYLAAFNSGEVASVPTGNWITPSVRAEESQSGNWTVLPFPKLPGADDAVNASNLGGSSWYVLNVDGKETAAEFLSETFGSSEALYEELITEVGALGTYLPAASSDAYQLEDEFFGGQQIISDFAEWSEQIPQVNFGLHTYSIEDVLAVEMQNYLNGKDIDDVLADAQKEAEARLN comes from the coding sequence ATGAAAAAGTATCTAGTTGCAGCTGGTTTAACCGCGACAGTTTTACTCGCGGCTTGTGGGAATGATGGAGCAAACGGTGCAGAAGAGTCCACTGGCAATGAGGGTGGCGACGCGTCGGCTGATTCGATTGAGGTATGGGCATGGGATCCAAACTTTAATATCGCGGCACTTGAGATTGCAAAAGAAGAATACGCGGAGATTAATCCTGACGTAGAAGTGATGATTAATGAATTTGCACAGGATGATATTATTCAAAAGTTAAATACAGGGTTAAGTGCTGGTACTGGTAGTGGACTACCGAATATCGCGTTGATTGAAGATTACCGTGCACAAAGCTTTTTACAGGCATATCCAGATGCCTTTTTCCCTCTAACAGATTTCTTCAACGAAGAGGACTTTGCATCATATAAAATTGCGCCAACGAGTCTTGAGGATGAGCATTATGCGATGCCTTTTGATACTGGAGTAACTGGACTATACATTCGTACAGATTATTTAGAAGAAGCAGGCTATGATCCAGCTGATCTACAGGATCTAGACTGGAATGAGTATATTGAAATCGGTCGCGATATTAAAGAAGCGACTGGCAAGCAACTGTTAACAGTTGACCCGAACGACTTAGGGCAAATTCGCATGATGATTCAAACAGCGGGTAGCTGGTATTTAGAAGAGGATGGCGCGACGCCAAACTTGGAGAATAACGAAGACTTAAAGATGGCGTTTGAAATTTACAAAACGCTTGTCGATGAAGAGCTTGGTAAGCCAATTTCAGACTGGAGCCAATACTTAGCGGCATTTAACAGTGGAGAGGTTGCATCCGTACCAACAGGTAACTGGATCACGCCATCTGTGCGCGCAGAAGAATCTCAGTCTGGTAACTGGACAGTACTACCTTTCCCTAAGCTCCCTGGAGCAGATGATGCGGTTAACGCGTCTAACCTTGGCGGTAGCTCATGGTATGTCTTAAACGTAGATGGGAAAGAAACGGCAGCTGAATTCTTATCTGAGACATTCGGCTCAAGTGAAGCGCTGTATGAGGAGCTGATTACAGAGGTTGGAGCACTAGGTACTTATCTGCCTGCAGCATCAAGCGACGCGTATCAGCTAGAGGATGAGTTCTTTGGTGGCCAGCAGATTATCTCGGACTTCGCGGAGTGGTCGGAACAAATTCCACAAGTAAACTTTGGGTTACACACGTATTCCATTGAGGACGTGCTTGCTGTAGAAATGCAAAACTACTTAAACGGTAAGGATATTGATGATGTACTTGCTGATGCACAAAAAGAAGCGGAAGCACGCTTAAACTAA
- a CDS encoding response regulator yields the protein MIHVLILDDDPMVARLNEMYVQKVDGFASVGVAHSFKEASRVLADKRVDLLLLDIYIGTENGLALLQQLRTESEWDGDVILITAASDMASVKRAMHLGAVDYIMKPFDFDRFQEALYKHKQRKRMYDEHEEIDQARLDDEWFPQSKDDMREELPKGLSDTTLLRVIEGVVALDASSFSTEEVAEKIAISRVTVRKYLKYLAEEGYISERLTYGSVGRPQHLFLVDEEQVERLRLRVKFK from the coding sequence ATGATTCATGTGTTAATTTTAGATGATGATCCGATGGTGGCGAGGCTAAACGAGATGTACGTGCAAAAGGTCGACGGATTTGCGTCGGTCGGCGTGGCGCATTCGTTCAAGGAGGCATCGCGCGTGCTCGCGGACAAGCGCGTCGACCTACTCCTTTTAGACATCTACATCGGGACAGAAAATGGATTGGCGCTCTTACAACAATTGCGGACAGAGAGCGAATGGGATGGGGACGTAATCCTCATCACGGCGGCGTCTGATATGGCATCGGTGAAGCGAGCAATGCATTTAGGAGCGGTGGACTATATTATGAAGCCGTTTGACTTCGATCGATTTCAGGAGGCGTTGTACAAACATAAGCAACGTAAGCGCATGTACGACGAGCACGAAGAAATTGATCAAGCGCGTCTAGACGATGAGTGGTTCCCCCAGTCCAAAGACGACATGCGCGAGGAGCTACCAAAAGGCTTATCTGACACGACGCTGTTGCGTGTGATTGAAGGCGTTGTGGCGCTAGACGCATCGTCTTTCTCAACAGAGGAGGTCGCGGAGAAGATTGCGATCTCGCGGGTAACGGTACGGAAGTATTTGAAGTATTTAGCGGAGGAAGGCTACATCAGCGAGAGGCTGACGTATGGGAGTGTCGGCAGGCCGCAGCATTTGTTTTTGGTGGATGAGGAGCAGGTGGAGCGGTTGCGTTTGAGGGTTAAGTTCAAGTGA
- a CDS encoding response regulator transcription factor, which produces MSTNGLLRVMVVDDEHLIRQGIKHYFNWEEKGFTIAGEASNGQEALNMIEDIDPHIIVTDIVMPIMDGEELTKRVKRDYPAIQMIVLSSYGEFDYVRATFQLGVVDYILKPKLEPKTLLDVLTVAAERVQPSVMDEGQTHAARTQALLEKILLGFATDADFESGLFQEAFPYEAFLLMRESRKEQSTTSPMDQLVNGLDTSRTIHMSLQLKDGDTLHLLQANDREALQRSVVAELPTRTVVCSRVMTNPMELAQAASQLEACMKQVHFYFPQKRVVVAGELDLTQGHEEFDVDAYMLKLREQRYQEAAEGLITHVQAMMQTPQLGPNEFRTFLTHMIFTTAIILHAQPAAGETIEKEKYTYMTAINEAETAERATEALTVFLQKVTPGVRTKDTHDTNMKLLQDYIAEHYMEPLSLKELASHFHFHPSYLSSYFSAHNKEGFSEYLTSIRIEESKKLLKHSGMPIAEISHEVGYSDHSYYCKVFKKDTGVSPSQYRRDYLLKGQEK; this is translated from the coding sequence ATGAGCACAAACGGACTCTTACGAGTGATGGTCGTAGACGACGAACACCTTATTAGACAAGGCATCAAGCACTATTTTAACTGGGAAGAGAAAGGATTCACGATCGCAGGCGAGGCCTCGAACGGACAGGAAGCGCTCAACATGATCGAGGACATTGATCCACACATTATCGTCACAGATATCGTCATGCCCATTATGGACGGCGAAGAATTAACGAAGCGCGTAAAGCGCGACTATCCAGCGATTCAGATGATTGTACTCAGTAGCTACGGAGAATTTGACTACGTTCGCGCCACGTTTCAGCTTGGCGTGGTGGACTATATTTTAAAGCCAAAGCTCGAACCAAAGACATTATTGGATGTCTTAACCGTGGCGGCAGAACGTGTGCAGCCAAGCGTCATGGATGAAGGACAAACCCATGCTGCTCGAACGCAGGCGTTGCTCGAGAAGATCCTCCTAGGTTTTGCAACAGATGCTGATTTTGAAAGCGGTTTATTTCAAGAGGCATTCCCATATGAGGCTTTTTTACTTATGCGCGAAAGTAGGAAAGAACAAAGTACTACGTCGCCTATGGACCAACTAGTAAACGGCTTAGACACTAGCAGGACCATTCATATGAGCCTCCAATTAAAGGATGGAGATACCCTTCATCTGCTACAGGCAAATGATAGGGAGGCGTTGCAACGTTCAGTTGTGGCGGAATTACCGACTCGCACCGTGGTGTGTAGTCGTGTTATGACAAACCCTATGGAGCTTGCGCAGGCAGCGTCGCAGCTTGAAGCATGCATGAAGCAGGTTCATTTCTATTTTCCTCAAAAACGAGTGGTGGTTGCTGGGGAGCTTGATTTGACGCAAGGTCACGAGGAGTTTGACGTGGATGCCTATATGCTCAAGCTCCGCGAGCAGCGCTATCAGGAGGCGGCGGAGGGGTTGATCACACACGTGCAGGCGATGATGCAAACGCCACAGCTCGGACCGAATGAATTCCGCACGTTCCTTACGCACATGATCTTTACGACGGCTATCATCCTACACGCCCAACCTGCTGCGGGGGAAACAATTGAGAAGGAGAAATACACATATATGACGGCAATTAACGAAGCCGAGACGGCTGAGCGGGCAACGGAGGCATTAACCGTTTTCCTGCAAAAAGTGACGCCAGGCGTGCGTACGAAGGATACGCATGACACGAATATGAAGCTCCTGCAGGATTATATCGCGGAGCATTATATGGAACCACTTAGTTTAAAAGAGCTTGCGAGTCACTTTCATTTTCATCCATCGTATTTGTCGAGTTATTTTTCGGCGCACAATAAAGAAGGATTTAGCGAGTATTTGACGTCGATCCGAATAGAGGAATCGAAAAAGCTACTCAAGCACTCAGGCATGCCGATTGCAGAGATTAGTCATGAGGTTGGGTACTCGGATCACAGTTATTACTGCAAAGTCTTTAAAAAAGATACAGGTGTGTCGCCAAGTCAATATCGACGTGATTATCTGCTAAAGGGACAAGAGAAATGA